From a region of the Tenggerimyces flavus genome:
- the panC gene encoding pantoate--beta-alanine ligase: protein MSTPKVVRSRADLATAVEGLPRPRAVVMTMGALHDGHAMLLRRARSLADSVVLTIFVNPLQFGPAEDFDTYPRTFDSDLGIAAAEDVDLVFAPTPDVVYPSQPRVRIDPGPLGSELEGAVREGHFSGVLTVVAKLLHLTEPDFATFGEKDYQQLVLVRQMVKDLDLPVEIVPVETVREQDGLALSSRNRNLKSPQRRAAVALSQALAAGAAAGKNGAEAVLEAAGKVLADEGLVDVDYLELRSPELEPAPESGPARLLVAARVGKTRLIDNVPVEL, encoded by the coding sequence GTGAGCACGCCGAAGGTCGTCCGCAGCCGCGCCGACCTCGCGACCGCCGTCGAGGGGCTCCCGCGCCCGCGTGCCGTCGTGATGACGATGGGTGCCCTGCACGACGGTCACGCGATGCTGCTCCGCCGGGCGCGCTCCCTCGCCGACAGCGTGGTGCTGACGATCTTCGTCAACCCGCTGCAGTTCGGCCCCGCCGAGGACTTCGACACGTACCCCCGCACGTTCGACTCCGACCTCGGCATCGCCGCCGCCGAGGACGTCGACCTGGTGTTCGCGCCCACGCCGGACGTCGTCTACCCCAGCCAGCCGCGGGTACGGATCGACCCCGGCCCCCTTGGCAGCGAGCTGGAGGGTGCCGTACGCGAAGGCCACTTCTCCGGCGTCCTCACGGTCGTGGCGAAGCTCCTGCACCTCACCGAACCGGACTTCGCGACGTTCGGCGAGAAGGACTACCAACAGCTGGTGCTGGTCAGGCAGATGGTGAAAGACCTGGACCTGCCGGTCGAGATCGTACCGGTGGAGACCGTCCGGGAGCAGGACGGGCTCGCGCTGTCCTCGCGCAACCGCAACCTCAAGTCGCCGCAGCGCCGCGCGGCCGTGGCGCTCTCGCAGGCGCTGGCAGCAGGAGCCGCCGCGGGCAAGAACGGTGCCGAGGCCGTGCTCGAGGCGGCCGGCAAGGTGCTCGCGGACGAGGGGCTGGTCGACGTCGACTACCTGGAGCTCAGATCGCCGGAGCTGGAACCGGCGCCGGAGTCCGGCCCCGCGCGGCTGCTGGTCGCGGCACGGGTGGGCAAGACACGGCTGATCGACAACGTTCCCGTGGAGCTGTAG
- a CDS encoding SDR family NAD(P)-dependent oxidoreductase: protein MGVLDSFGLAGKKAVVTGATRGLGRAFAAALADAGADVAITTRDRSQADGVLADVEARGRQGLVVEGSVTDRADVERMTGEVLAAFGRIDVLVNNAGDCIHKPALDVPDAEFHQIIDANLFGVWLCSTVVARSMIEAGGGVIVNIGSISALIVNRPQWQPAYNASKAAVHQLTKSLAAEWALSGIRVNALAPGYVKTDMAPVDRPEFQQHWVQDPPMQRYASPEEIAPSVIYLASDASSFMTGSVLVVDGGYTVW from the coding sequence GTGGGAGTTCTGGACTCGTTCGGATTGGCCGGCAAGAAGGCGGTCGTCACCGGCGCGACGCGAGGGTTGGGCCGCGCGTTCGCGGCCGCGCTGGCCGACGCGGGCGCGGACGTCGCGATCACCACGCGGGACCGTTCACAGGCCGACGGCGTGCTGGCCGACGTGGAGGCACGCGGCCGGCAAGGGCTCGTCGTCGAGGGTTCGGTGACGGACCGGGCGGACGTCGAACGGATGACCGGCGAGGTGCTCGCGGCGTTCGGGCGGATCGACGTTCTGGTGAACAACGCCGGCGACTGCATCCACAAGCCGGCGCTGGACGTGCCGGACGCGGAGTTCCACCAGATCATCGACGCCAACCTGTTCGGCGTCTGGCTGTGCAGCACGGTCGTCGCGCGCTCGATGATCGAGGCGGGCGGCGGCGTGATCGTGAACATCGGCTCGATCTCGGCGCTGATCGTCAACCGACCGCAGTGGCAGCCCGCGTACAACGCCTCCAAGGCCGCGGTCCACCAGCTCACCAAGTCGCTCGCCGCCGAGTGGGCGCTGTCCGGGATCCGCGTGAACGCGCTCGCGCCGGGCTACGTGAAGACCGACATGGCGCCGGTCGACCGGCCGGAGTTCCAGCAGCACTGGGTGCAGGACCCGCCGATGCAGAGGTACGCGTCGCCGGAGGAGATCGCGCCGAGCGTGATCTACCTGGCCAGCGACGCGTCCTCGTTCATGACCGGGTCCGTTCTCGTCGTCGACGGCGGCTACACCGTCTGGTGA
- a CDS encoding ABC transporter permease — protein sequence MRTVVLASIKGHGRRYVAGMLAIVLGVGFVAAALMVLSSANSALTKAAGAPFVKADLVVSANGDSLDENKVTKVDGVASVAGLDRPYLKASFGNGTVNWVQAGTVPASPDLRWEQLARGRFPTKADEIVVGKFAADDRQLALGSEVSIWGADGKAKQYEVVGISAGTSGRRWDNDVQLFGATATALGGEGGPSRVLVSAKEGVDVDQLRERLAAALGDTAQVNTGAEAAEAEALDVTGGFDVMGAVLLGFAAISVFVAGLVVSNTFTIVLAQRTRELALLRCVGANRRQVFRGVLLESFLVGTIASLVGVAVGTALAAITTLGVKQLGPDLQLGTLEVTASSVLIPIAVGLVTTVLAALLPASKATRVSPLAALRPDLAVSVRSRGGVVRLVIALVVLVGGAAGLKLGADSGALPLGIGGGLLSFFGILLLGPVLAPAVIRLVSLVTTSLGGVPARVASTNAVRNPGRTAATSTALLVGVTLIVMMSVGALTVERTTIKALAANFPLDIAVRAVGDTLPRSTIDAVEGVDGLSAQTVVTGAIGKVGEQDLQLFGIDPAAAATVLRSTDTFDGLRDGVAVLPEGIAEELGVKQGGSLTVSTPAGKGIFQVRVGGGFSEANGVVLTPRDLARVAPDAGEVAVWARASDSADLTKTVHGLESAIGVDGRIEGGAKMRAEYYDLMNILLLVATGLLAVAVLIALVGVGNTLSLSVLERTREQALLRALGLTKGQLRRTLAGEAVLVASVAIVLGIPLGLLYGFAGAATLVGQAVGGRMAYGVPYGTLALVAGVALVAGLLASVLPARRAVRVKPAAALAEE from the coding sequence GTGCGCACGGTCGTCCTCGCCTCGATCAAGGGCCACGGCCGGCGGTACGTCGCCGGCATGCTCGCGATCGTGCTCGGCGTCGGCTTCGTCGCGGCCGCGCTGATGGTTCTGTCCTCTGCCAACTCAGCCTTGACGAAGGCCGCGGGCGCCCCGTTCGTCAAGGCCGACCTGGTCGTCTCGGCCAACGGAGACTCGCTCGACGAGAACAAGGTCACCAAGGTCGACGGAGTCGCCTCCGTCGCGGGCCTGGACCGGCCGTACCTCAAGGCCTCGTTCGGCAACGGCACCGTGAACTGGGTCCAGGCGGGAACGGTCCCCGCCAGCCCCGACCTGCGCTGGGAGCAGCTGGCGCGGGGCAGGTTCCCCACGAAGGCGGACGAGATCGTCGTCGGCAAGTTCGCCGCCGACGACCGTCAGCTCGCGCTCGGCAGCGAGGTCAGCATCTGGGGCGCGGACGGGAAGGCCAAGCAGTACGAGGTCGTCGGCATCAGCGCGGGAACGAGCGGTCGTCGTTGGGACAACGACGTGCAGCTGTTCGGCGCGACCGCCACAGCGCTCGGCGGCGAAGGCGGTCCGTCGAGGGTGCTGGTCAGCGCGAAGGAAGGCGTCGACGTCGACCAGCTCCGCGAGCGCCTCGCCGCGGCGCTCGGCGACACAGCACAGGTGAACACGGGCGCGGAGGCGGCCGAGGCGGAGGCCCTGGACGTCACCGGCGGGTTCGACGTGATGGGCGCGGTGCTGCTCGGGTTCGCGGCGATCTCGGTGTTCGTCGCTGGTCTCGTCGTCTCGAACACGTTCACGATCGTGCTCGCCCAACGGACCCGCGAGCTCGCGCTGCTGCGGTGCGTCGGCGCGAACCGGCGCCAGGTGTTCCGCGGCGTGCTGCTCGAGTCGTTCCTCGTCGGAACGATCGCCTCGCTCGTCGGTGTCGCGGTGGGGACGGCACTGGCGGCGATCACCACGCTCGGCGTCAAGCAGCTCGGACCGGACCTGCAGCTCGGCACCCTCGAGGTGACGGCCTCGAGCGTGCTGATCCCGATCGCCGTCGGGCTCGTGACGACCGTGCTCGCCGCGCTGCTGCCGGCGAGCAAGGCGACCCGGGTCTCGCCGCTCGCGGCGCTGCGGCCGGACCTCGCGGTCTCGGTCCGATCGCGCGGCGGTGTGGTGCGGCTGGTCATCGCGCTGGTGGTGCTGGTCGGTGGTGCCGCGGGGCTCAAGCTCGGCGCGGACAGTGGAGCGCTGCCGCTGGGCATCGGCGGCGGGTTGCTCTCGTTCTTCGGCATCCTCCTGCTCGGACCCGTCCTCGCGCCCGCGGTCATCCGGCTGGTCAGCCTCGTCACGACCAGTCTCGGCGGGGTGCCGGCGCGGGTCGCCTCGACGAACGCCGTACGCAACCCCGGCCGGACCGCGGCCACCTCCACGGCGCTGCTCGTCGGCGTGACGCTGATCGTGATGATGAGCGTCGGCGCGCTGACCGTGGAACGGACGACGATCAAGGCGCTCGCCGCGAACTTCCCGCTCGACATCGCGGTGCGAGCAGTGGGGGACACTCTCCCGCGGTCGACGATCGACGCGGTCGAGGGCGTGGACGGGCTGTCGGCCCAGACGGTCGTGACCGGGGCGATCGGCAAGGTCGGCGAGCAGGACCTGCAGCTGTTCGGCATCGACCCGGCCGCCGCGGCCACGGTGCTGCGCAGCACCGACACGTTCGACGGGCTCCGCGACGGCGTCGCCGTGCTGCCCGAGGGGATCGCGGAGGAGCTCGGCGTCAAGCAGGGCGGGTCACTGACCGTCAGCACGCCGGCCGGCAAGGGCATATTCCAGGTGCGCGTCGGTGGCGGGTTCAGCGAGGCGAACGGCGTCGTACTCACCCCGCGCGACCTCGCGCGGGTGGCACCGGACGCCGGGGAGGTCGCGGTCTGGGCGCGTGCCTCCGACAGCGCGGATCTGACCAAGACAGTGCACGGGTTGGAGTCCGCGATCGGCGTCGACGGCCGGATCGAGGGCGGCGCGAAGATGCGCGCGGAGTACTACGACCTGATGAACATCCTGCTGCTCGTGGCCACCGGGCTGCTCGCCGTCGCGGTGCTGATCGCGCTGGTCGGCGTGGGCAACACGCTCAGCCTGTCGGTCCTCGAACGGACGCGGGAGCAGGCACTGCTCCGGGCGCTCGGCCTCACCAAGGGGCAGCTGCGCCGCACGCTCGCGGGCGAGGCGGTACTGGTCGCGTCGGTCGCGATCGTGCTAGGGATCCCGCTGGGCCTGCTGTACGGGTTTGCGGGCGCGGCCACGCTGGTCGGCCAGGCGGTCGGTGGCAGGATGGCGTACGGCGTCCCGTACGGCACCCTCGCCCTGGTCGCCGGCGTGGCCCTGGTCGCCGGCCTGCTCGCCTCTGTCCTCCCCGCCCGCCGCGCCGTCCGCGTCAAGCCGGCCGCGGCGCTCGCCGAGGAGTAG